From the genome of Scytonema hofmannii PCC 7110, one region includes:
- a CDS encoding prephenate/arogenate dehydrogenase codes for MNIGILGLGLIGGSLGLDLRSQGHYVLGVSRQESTCQRAMTLGGVDVASVDISLLSTAEVVFICTPLGLIIPTFEQLIAYLPSNAVVTDVGSVKTPIVEAIAPRWENFVGGHPMAGTAESGIEAALRNLFLDKPYVLTPLDTTPPDAFSVVEKLVQELGANLYSCSPEEHDQAVSWISHLPVMVSSSLIAACMSETDAKVLQLAQKFASSGFKDTSRVGGGNPELGLMMAKYNRQQLLRSLLQYRHHLDELMSAIEQENWAVLEQQLQATSKERPKFVD; via the coding sequence CTTGGATTAATTGGCGGTTCTTTGGGTTTGGATTTGCGATCGCAGGGACATTATGTCTTGGGTGTGAGTCGCCAGGAATCCACCTGTCAGAGGGCAATGACCCTCGGAGGTGTGGATGTTGCCTCAGTAGACATCAGCCTGCTTTCAACAGCAGAGGTAGTCTTTATTTGTACACCTCTAGGGCTTATTATTCCCACTTTTGAGCAGCTAATTGCTTATTTACCTTCAAATGCAGTTGTCACTGACGTTGGTTCAGTAAAAACACCGATAGTTGAAGCGATCGCACCTCGGTGGGAAAATTTTGTGGGCGGACATCCAATGGCGGGTACGGCTGAAAGTGGTATAGAAGCAGCTTTGCGGAATTTGTTTTTAGATAAGCCTTATGTTCTGACACCACTAGACACAACACCCCCAGATGCTTTCTCAGTTGTGGAAAAATTAGTGCAGGAACTTGGGGCAAATCTCTATTCTTGTTCTCCAGAAGAGCACGACCAAGCAGTGAGCTGGATTTCTCACTTACCCGTGATGGTCAGTTCCTCATTAATTGCTGCTTGTATGAGTGAAACAGATGCAAAAGTTTTACAATTAGCTCAAAAATTCGCTAGTTCCGGCTTTAAAGATACAAGTCGAGTGGGTGGGGGAAACCCAGAATTAGGGCTGATGATGGCAAAATATAATCGACAGCAGTTGTTGCGATCGCTTTTACAATACCGTCATCATTTAGACGAATTAATGAGTGCGATCGAGCAGGAAAATTGGGCTGTTTTGGAACAACAATTACAGGCAACAAGCAAGGAAAGGCCTAAGTTTGTTGATTGA